The Paenibacillus tianjinensis genome has a window encoding:
- a CDS encoding HpcH/HpaI aldolase/citrate lyase family protein: MKYFDYLTQEQETSLFYSPPVTFNHRTSKELLAYAVGAALYMPATRASVAEDIVKLRGAGLVTVIIDLEDAIGDGEVCFAEESVFRHLSFLSAYTENEPEAENGLPLIFIRVRSPEQLQQLIFRLGSLITMLTGFVFPKFSAENGVDFFEAIADYNSSRSYSAPVLYGMPILESAPIIYRESRIDNLLNIRNLLGDYRDYVLNVRIGATDFSSLFGLRRSPDISIYDLTPIRDCISDIINVFGRVEEGYVISGPVWEYFGNKGHRNNYFSRAMEGLIREVTLDKENGIIGKTIIHPSQLRPVQALYTVQHEEYVDALSIVESNDGSRGVFKSEYFNKMNEIKPHLNWAKRILLRSQVYGVLHEQQHFTFLLPENEYSHV; encoded by the coding sequence TTGAAATATTTCGATTACCTGACTCAGGAACAAGAAACGTCATTATTCTACTCTCCGCCTGTTACATTCAATCATAGAACCAGTAAGGAACTGCTTGCCTATGCCGTTGGCGCAGCCCTCTATATGCCGGCTACCCGCGCCAGCGTTGCCGAAGATATTGTGAAGCTCAGAGGAGCGGGTCTGGTCACGGTAATCATCGATTTGGAGGATGCCATTGGTGATGGAGAGGTCTGTTTCGCTGAGGAGTCGGTGTTTAGGCATCTTTCCTTTTTATCCGCCTATACCGAGAATGAGCCTGAAGCTGAGAACGGCCTTCCGCTGATTTTTATCCGGGTCCGAAGCCCTGAACAGCTGCAGCAGCTGATTTTCCGGCTGGGTTCTCTGATTACGATGCTGACCGGTTTCGTCTTCCCCAAATTCTCAGCAGAGAACGGTGTGGATTTCTTTGAAGCCATTGCCGATTATAACAGCTCGCGCAGCTATTCTGCACCCGTGCTGTACGGCATGCCGATTCTGGAGAGCGCCCCGATTATTTACCGGGAGAGCCGGATTGACAACCTGCTGAATATCCGCAATCTGCTCGGTGATTACCGCGATTATGTGCTGAATGTCCGAATCGGGGCAACTGATTTCTCCAGCCTGTTCGGACTACGCCGCAGCCCGGATATCAGTATCTATGACCTTACCCCCATCCGTGACTGCATCTCGGATATCATCAATGTATTCGGACGGGTGGAAGAGGGCTATGTCATTTCAGGCCCCGTGTGGGAATATTTCGGCAATAAGGGACACAGGAATAATTATTTCTCCAGAGCGATGGAGGGTCTGATCCGTGAAGTCACTTTGGATAAAGAGAACGGCATCATAGGCAAAACAATCATTCATCCTTCCCAGCTTAGACCTGTCCAGGCGTTGTACACGGTTCAGCATGAGGAGTACGTGGATGCATTAAGTATTGTGGAGAGCAATGATGGCAGCCGTGGTGTATTTAAAAGTGAATATTTTAACAAAATGAACGAAATTAAGCCGCATCTGAACTGGGCGAAACGTATTTTACTACGATCTCAAGTATACGGGGTGTTACATGAACAACAGCATTTTACCTTCTTACTACCCGAGAACGAATATTCACACGTTTAA
- a CDS encoding HAD family hydrolase, which translates to MIYASDLDRTLIYSLGALHVPEDTPGLVPAEIIEGKTTSYISRKALELLQELTANVVFMPVTTRTIAEYKRINLFQETLIPDYAVTSNGGNILVGGVIDQEWRSHIGRLVEQNSAAAAEVREIVRSVVRTDWIISERYCDELFFTYMVYRDLLPLDEINHMSERLHGLGWRVSLQGRKLYIVPEAVNKSDAIIHVRRTVRSEPMVASGDSLLDKSLLESADYAIAPCHGEIFAEQQVTQVKLNYPFTQQKGVFAGDEIMLYVREIYNNLSTLGVGLK; encoded by the coding sequence ATGATCTATGCCAGCGATTTGGACCGGACGCTGATTTATTCGCTTGGCGCGCTCCACGTCCCCGAGGATACCCCGGGTCTTGTGCCCGCTGAGATCATTGAAGGGAAAACAACCTCGTATATTTCCCGTAAGGCTCTGGAGCTGCTTCAGGAGCTTACGGCGAACGTTGTTTTCATGCCGGTAACTACACGCACCATAGCGGAATACAAGCGGATTAACCTGTTCCAGGAGACGCTTATCCCGGATTATGCGGTCACGAGCAACGGCGGCAATATCCTTGTGGGCGGAGTGATCGATCAAGAGTGGCGGAGTCATATCGGCAGGCTGGTGGAACAGAATTCTGCTGCGGCAGCAGAAGTGAGGGAGATTGTCCGGTCTGTAGTGCGAACAGATTGGATTATCAGCGAGCGTTACTGTGACGAGCTGTTCTTTACGTATATGGTATATCGGGATCTTCTGCCGTTGGATGAGATTAACCATATGTCCGAGCGTTTGCACGGACTGGGCTGGAGAGTTTCTCTACAGGGCCGCAAGCTGTACATAGTGCCGGAGGCAGTGAACAAAAGCGATGCCATCATCCATGTGCGGCGCACCGTCCGTTCGGAGCCCATGGTAGCTTCGGGCGATTCGCTGCTGGATAAGAGTCTGCTGGAAAGTGCCGACTATGCCATAGCTCCATGCCATGGAGAAATATTTGCCGAGCAGCAGGTGACTCAAGTAAAATTAAACTATCCTTTTACGCAGCAGAAAGGTGTTTTTGCCGGGGATGAGATTATGTTATATGTAAGGGAGATTTATAACAATCTATCGACATTGGGAGTTGGGCTGAAGTGA
- a CDS encoding ATP-grasp domain-containing protein gives MKKVNIYFNRWFSVAYHYMNLIRNNEDGVPVQIFATHPDIRHMSLQGADVAGTEPAVTGIEYVQFCIDFCRRNEIDIFIPRLHMMDIALHASQFDAIGTKVLVCRDLDLLEMMLDKGKFYEKVKESGIMEIPEYHVVHTAEQFKTAYEDLVAKGLRVCFKPTETEGGLGFRIINNSRSPLQELFGYVTQHISFDEAYRVLSGAETFPDLMVMELLEGYEYSIDCLADENGGLLAAVPRRKDTGRLRVMEHIPELELIAERVAETYRIPFNFNIQMKYGGSIPKLLEINPRMSGGLHVSCLSGINFPYLAVKSALGGEVQPVSFGEDVLASHVEQPMIMKRFAESTIQDAVN, from the coding sequence GTGAAGAAGGTAAATATTTATTTCAACCGCTGGTTTTCCGTGGCTTATCATTATATGAATCTCATCCGTAATAACGAGGATGGTGTTCCTGTACAAATCTTTGCTACCCACCCCGATATCAGGCATATGTCGCTGCAAGGCGCCGATGTCGCCGGTACCGAACCGGCTGTTACAGGCATTGAATACGTACAGTTCTGTATCGATTTTTGCCGCCGTAATGAGATTGATATTTTCATTCCCCGCCTGCATATGATGGATATCGCCCTGCATGCGTCGCAGTTCGATGCGATCGGTACGAAGGTGCTGGTATGCCGTGATCTGGACCTGCTGGAAATGATGCTTGATAAAGGCAAGTTCTATGAAAAGGTTAAGGAAAGCGGAATTATGGAAATCCCTGAATACCATGTAGTCCATACTGCGGAACAGTTCAAGACGGCATATGAGGATCTTGTAGCCAAGGGGCTCCGGGTCTGCTTCAAGCCGACCGAAACCGAAGGGGGGTTAGGTTTCCGGATTATCAACAATAGCCGCAGTCCTCTGCAGGAGCTGTTCGGCTATGTGACGCAGCATATTTCCTTCGATGAAGCCTACCGCGTTCTATCCGGCGCAGAAACCTTCCCCGACCTGATGGTAATGGAGCTGCTCGAAGGATATGAGTACAGTATAGATTGCCTGGCCGATGAGAATGGTGGGCTGCTGGCGGCAGTGCCACGCCGTAAGGATACCGGACGCCTGCGGGTGATGGAGCATATTCCTGAGCTGGAGCTTATCGCTGAACGGGTAGCTGAAACGTACCGGATTCCGTTCAATTTTAATATTCAGATGAAGTATGGCGGTTCCATTCCTAAGCTGCTGGAGATCAACCCCCGCATGTCGGGAGGTCTGCATGTCTCCTGTCTGTCAGGCATTAACTTTCCATACCTGGCGGTCAAAAGCGCGCTCGGCGGTGAGGTCCAGCCTGTAAGCTTCGGTGAGGATGTCCTGGCAAGCCATGTGGAACAGCCGATGATTATGAAAAGATTTGCTGAATCTACCATTCAAGACGCTGTGAATTAA
- a CDS encoding cysteine protease StiP family protein — translation MKGTDSQARVMRHRIAPPVPMGSYPPADVTFLLKDLSDISLELGTAEREKAIQSGVSYSEMLPVEYQPTEQYIELFQETLRESAAKVALAVAVVSERIVAQRGTEGTVLVSLARAGTPVGVLIKRYIAETYGAELPHYSVSIIRGKGLDENAILYILQQHGAGAGLQFVDGWTGKGAITRVLMESCAGFHKKYGIALNDDLAVLADPGHCSGTYGTREDYLIPSACLNSTVSGLLSRTVQRDDLIGPGDFHGAKFYREWLDNDYSNVFIGAITPYFASVRKQAVAVAEEMQASPPEVSWRGMRDIQTLQEKFGMDNINLIKPGVGETTRVLLRRVPWKIIVDTKSNPNLRHILLLAEERGVPVEEYPELAYSCCGIIKPLKGGEAE, via the coding sequence ATGAAGGGGACAGATAGTCAGGCGCGTGTGATGCGCCACAGAATAGCACCTCCGGTTCCTATGGGCAGCTATCCCCCGGCAGACGTTACTTTTCTGCTGAAGGACCTCAGCGATATTTCACTGGAGCTGGGGACGGCGGAGCGGGAGAAGGCAATCCAGTCTGGAGTGAGTTATTCCGAGATGCTGCCGGTGGAATATCAGCCAACGGAGCAGTATATTGAGTTGTTTCAGGAGACGCTGCGGGAATCTGCAGCGAAGGTGGCCCTGGCGGTTGCGGTAGTCTCCGAGCGGATTGTAGCTCAGCGTGGAACGGAGGGTACCGTGCTTGTCTCCCTGGCCCGGGCCGGAACGCCGGTAGGTGTGCTGATCAAACGCTACATCGCCGAAACCTATGGAGCCGAACTGCCGCACTACAGCGTCTCAATTATCCGCGGCAAAGGCTTGGACGAAAATGCCATCCTCTACATCCTGCAGCAGCATGGGGCAGGGGCCGGGCTGCAATTCGTGGATGGCTGGACAGGCAAGGGGGCAATTACCCGTGTTCTTATGGAATCCTGCGCCGGATTTCATAAGAAGTATGGCATTGCCTTGAACGATGATCTCGCTGTGCTGGCTGATCCCGGACACTGTTCAGGAACTTATGGAACCAGAGAAGATTATCTGATTCCCAGCGCTTGCCTCAATTCAACGGTGTCAGGCCTGTTGAGCCGTACGGTACAGCGGGATGATCTTATTGGCCCGGGAGACTTTCATGGAGCCAAATTCTACAGAGAATGGCTGGATAACGACTATTCCAATGTATTCATCGGGGCGATTACTCCTTATTTTGCTTCTGTGAGGAAGCAGGCGGTTGCCGTTGCTGAGGAGATGCAGGCCTCTCCGCCGGAGGTATCCTGGCGGGGAATGCGTGATATACAGACCCTTCAGGAGAAGTTCGGGATGGACAATATCAATCTGATCAAACCTGGTGTAGGTGAAACCACCCGGGTATTGCTGCGCAGAGTGCCTTGGAAGATTATTGTCGATACTAAGAGCAATCCGAATCTGCGCCATATTCTGCTGCTTGCAGAAGAGCGCGGGGTCCCGGTAGAAGAATACCCGGAGCTGGCCTATTCCTGCTGCGGCATCATCAAGCCGCTCAAGGGAGGGGAAGCCGAATGA
- a CDS encoding toxic anion resistance protein, which translates to MSTQLMQLKKEDEQKVVEEASQLIEKVAKTDTVALDSLMDDIGKLGVKTQEKAGQTLKLLDRPVNDLMSGKRVEVPNMIMKLRNECETLQQSKNVSFFGKVLRKSPLKNYVYKYQSVRTNIDAIVTGLRDGRDTLEESIVNMRQLKRTSMEEIYNLQTKIAFGNKLKELFEVEIAKPENEFRKAYLERGLRKVMVRIQSMTEMILLYNQAIAATDIINDNNDKLIDSVNNAIDKTSNLITVSAMIAMSLADQENVISAVEATNKTIEDQFKENARLLRTTTEKTTELLSKPSMSLEAVNQAIGDLLSALDTSEQSNRRIIESCQDYTSKMTTINTQLNNRLGLNEGSQPQALKQAGTDSELSSFLN; encoded by the coding sequence ATGTCCACGCAGTTGATGCAGCTCAAGAAAGAAGATGAGCAGAAGGTAGTCGAGGAAGCCTCGCAATTAATTGAAAAGGTAGCAAAAACGGATACTGTAGCTCTCGATTCCTTAATGGACGATATCGGCAAGCTGGGGGTAAAGACTCAGGAAAAGGCTGGCCAAACCCTGAAGCTGCTGGATCGCCCGGTGAATGACCTGATGTCCGGCAAACGTGTCGAGGTGCCGAATATGATTATGAAGCTGCGCAATGAATGCGAAACGCTGCAGCAGAGCAAGAATGTCAGCTTTTTTGGCAAAGTGCTCCGCAAAAGCCCGCTAAAGAATTACGTCTACAAATATCAGTCCGTCCGCACGAATATTGACGCCATTGTTACCGGTCTGCGTGACGGCCGCGACACGCTCGAAGAGAGCATCGTCAATATGCGGCAGCTGAAGCGCACCTCCATGGAGGAGATATACAATCTGCAGACCAAAATCGCCTTCGGCAACAAGCTGAAGGAATTGTTCGAGGTTGAAATCGCCAAACCGGAGAATGAGTTCCGCAAAGCCTATCTGGAGCGCGGCCTGCGCAAGGTCATGGTCCGGATCCAGTCGATGACCGAGATGATCCTGCTCTACAATCAGGCGATTGCCGCTACAGATATCATCAACGACAATAATGACAAACTTATCGATTCCGTTAACAACGCGATTGATAAAACCTCCAACCTGATCACCGTGTCGGCGATGATTGCCATGTCTCTGGCGGATCAGGAGAATGTCATTTCTGCTGTGGAAGCGACGAACAAAACAATTGAGGACCAGTTCAAGGAGAATGCGCGTCTGCTGCGCACTACAACCGAGAAGACCACAGAGCTGCTGTCCAAGCCTTCGATGTCTCTTGAAGCCGTGAATCAGGCGATCGGCGATCTGCTCAGTGCCCTAGATACGTCTGAGCAGTCCAACCGCCGGATTATCGAGAGCTGCCAGGATTATACGTCCAAGATGACGACAATCAATACGCAGCTGAACAACCGGCTCGGACTGAACGAAGGTTCCCAGCCGCAGGCGCTGAAGCAAGCGGGTACAGATAGCGAGCTTAGCAGCTTTTTGAACTAA
- a CDS encoding S-layer homology domain-containing protein, with the protein MGRKFRGIMTGLLGVSMLLGSMGAAGAQSGSTDYEGHWAQKTIETWLEKGDLKGFQDGSVKPNQSITRAEFMTLVNRAFAFTAESKISFADVASTNWAYSEVAKAVAAGYIQGYNNDIRPGDPINRQEAAVVVGKLLKLAGGNINDLKMFSDAGQIAEWGKSSVAAAVAAGILKGYPNGTFAPQQALTRAESLTLIDSAAAQYNAVQPTATPAASATPSASPTPTATAAAAVGGGGGGGGGSGSVTATPTPTATPAVSPTAAPVVTPEPTLPVSDIPLLDIHVASVTNTSVTNGVYLNFDYSALPASMFGNGTYATYYVTTTPINSRDLKWVLQNRRALTTSPTYSYPNNSHVKVDVPSVFVPAAGDYYVSVILNAHDQTLGYYSQKVNLQPAFVSVSKNFVKLETGVTIKQEKVVVESNPSSMGGTYYSDVVDVTYALRDQPGNAVYYTISPKYYMNNNFQLEVDALVRGSHNLYTDKVIRLTESTSLISSAGSAGGTGDIPLVLATYGNDKTYNEQEYTIIFYNKDLQALSYYQGKVTQSDELAVETAEKKIDEIWGKPVLEEESVIMRASRAYSLLSDSLKAQISQSRKTTLENALSQLEIKKSSGPLGSSLPLASTKINPPYMTFNGSILTAYTVDPISEAESISLYITDSPITAADLAVPSVYGKQKFHGYDYLPVTGVQGNHYATVVLYDKNSQPIRYATQQVEFTVTAPVWDGSAVQIKDGVSLERDYNNGSRADYVIFEDYKKAHPEAVYATTTSRSELGTVQDFRPENVVKHLNAYSRTSSYPFIRLSYETEEALTGLTEDYIIIFYDQNFKAISYYIGTLAD; encoded by the coding sequence ATGGGCAGGAAGTTTCGGGGAATAATGACAGGGTTACTTGGTGTCAGTATGCTTCTAGGATCCATGGGAGCAGCAGGGGCGCAAAGCGGCAGCACAGATTATGAAGGACACTGGGCCCAGAAAACGATTGAAACTTGGCTGGAGAAGGGTGATCTGAAAGGATTTCAGGATGGATCGGTGAAGCCCAATCAGAGTATCACACGTGCAGAGTTCATGACGCTGGTCAATCGTGCATTCGCGTTCACTGCGGAAAGCAAGATCAGCTTTGCCGATGTGGCCTCAACCAATTGGGCTTACAGTGAAGTTGCGAAAGCGGTTGCAGCCGGGTACATACAAGGCTATAACAATGACATACGTCCCGGTGATCCCATTAACCGCCAAGAGGCGGCTGTAGTCGTAGGCAAGCTCCTGAAGCTTGCGGGTGGGAATATAAATGATCTGAAGATGTTCAGCGATGCCGGGCAAATTGCCGAGTGGGGCAAATCCAGTGTTGCAGCAGCGGTTGCAGCTGGGATTCTTAAAGGTTACCCGAACGGCACGTTTGCGCCTCAGCAGGCATTGACCCGGGCAGAATCCCTGACACTGATTGATAGTGCAGCTGCTCAATACAATGCCGTTCAGCCAACGGCAACTCCGGCGGCATCAGCTACACCGTCCGCAAGTCCGACACCAACCGCAACTGCAGCAGCAGCGGTTGGCGGTGGTGGAGGCGGGGGCGGCGGAAGCGGTTCAGTTACAGCAACGCCAACTCCAACAGCAACGCCAGCAGTATCGCCAACAGCAGCGCCAGTAGTGACTCCGGAGCCGACGCTGCCGGTCAGCGATATCCCACTGCTTGATATTCATGTTGCTTCGGTTACGAATACTTCCGTAACGAATGGCGTCTACTTGAACTTTGACTATAGTGCACTGCCTGCCTCCATGTTTGGGAACGGAACGTATGCTACTTATTATGTAACTACAACCCCGATAAATTCCAGAGACCTGAAATGGGTGCTGCAGAACAGACGGGCGCTTACTACTTCTCCTACGTATTCATATCCGAATAATTCACATGTCAAGGTTGATGTGCCTAGCGTATTTGTACCGGCGGCAGGTGATTATTATGTATCGGTTATATTAAATGCGCATGACCAAACACTAGGCTACTATTCGCAAAAGGTTAATCTGCAGCCAGCGTTTGTCTCCGTTTCAAAGAATTTTGTAAAGCTGGAGACCGGTGTAACGATTAAGCAGGAGAAGGTAGTTGTTGAGTCGAACCCGAGCAGTATGGGCGGAACTTACTATTCCGATGTCGTGGATGTCACCTATGCTCTGAGGGATCAGCCCGGCAATGCTGTATATTACACGATCTCCCCCAAGTATTATATGAATAATAATTTTCAGCTTGAAGTCGATGCTCTCGTCAGAGGTTCGCATAATTTGTACACGGACAAGGTTATCCGGTTGACAGAATCGACTTCCTTAATAAGTAGTGCAGGATCTGCAGGAGGTACAGGCGATATTCCGCTGGTACTTGCAACCTACGGCAACGATAAAACCTATAATGAGCAGGAGTATACAATCATTTTCTATAACAAGGATTTGCAGGCGCTCAGTTATTACCAGGGCAAAGTCACACAGAGTGATGAACTGGCGGTTGAAACCGCAGAGAAAAAGATTGATGAAATATGGGGTAAACCCGTGCTGGAAGAAGAGAGTGTCATTATGAGAGCCTCACGGGCATATTCGCTGCTTAGTGATTCCCTCAAAGCCCAGATCAGCCAGAGCAGGAAAACAACGCTGGAGAATGCCTTAAGCCAGCTTGAAATTAAGAAAAGCTCAGGTCCGCTGGGCAGCAGCCTGCCCTTGGCCTCGACTAAGATTAATCCGCCGTACATGACGTTTAATGGTTCAATTCTAACCGCATATACTGTGGATCCAATCAGTGAAGCCGAAAGTATTTCTCTATATATTACTGACAGCCCAATTACTGCCGCAGACCTGGCTGTTCCAAGTGTATACGGCAAGCAGAAGTTCCACGGCTATGATTATCTGCCTGTAACAGGTGTGCAGGGAAATCACTATGCAACGGTTGTGCTATACGACAAGAACAGTCAGCCTATACGGTATGCAACGCAACAAGTAGAATTCACTGTTACCGCTCCGGTATGGGACGGATCAGCGGTTCAGATTAAGGATGGAGTAAGTCTGGAACGGGATTATAACAATGGCAGCCGCGCAGACTACGTCATTTTTGAGGATTATAAAAAAGCCCATCCTGAGGCGGTATATGCTACAACGACATCCAGATCAGAGCTTGGGACAGTCCAGGATTTCAGACCAGAAAATGTAGTAAAGCATTTAAATGCGTACAGCCGTACAAGCAGCTATCCATTTATCCGATTATCCTATGAGACCGAAGAAGCTTTAACCGGACTAACCGAGGATTACATTATCATCTTCTATGATCAGAATTTCAAAGCCATTAGCTATTACATTGGTACTCTGGCTGACTAA
- a CDS encoding rhodanese-like domain-containing protein, with protein sequence MNIRAKSQVLSTPAAAPAEAANYFSAKGLFETDVADVAYDLREGITGFTLVDVRDSLAYEAAHLPGAVSLPSGRINSTTPPPFSREEVLVVYCWGPACNGASKAAARLASQGYQVKEMLGGIEYWRKEGGTLEGSQREEAPLYYTMPPL encoded by the coding sequence ATGAATATCCGAGCAAAATCACAGGTTCTATCCACTCCGGCAGCCGCACCCGCCGAGGCGGCAAATTATTTCTCTGCCAAAGGCTTATTTGAAACCGATGTAGCCGATGTCGCTTACGATCTGCGTGAAGGCATAACCGGCTTTACACTGGTTGATGTCCGCGATTCTCTCGCTTATGAAGCTGCCCATCTGCCGGGCGCCGTTTCCCTGCCCTCCGGCCGGATAAACAGTACTACCCCTCCTCCCTTTTCCCGCGAGGAGGTACTGGTAGTCTACTGCTGGGGGCCTGCCTGCAACGGGGCCAGCAAAGCGGCTGCCAGACTTGCCAGCCAAGGCTACCAGGTTAAGGAGATGCTCGGAGGGATCGAGTATTGGCGGAAGGAAGGCGGGACTCTGGAGGGCAGTCAACGTGAAGAAGCGCCTCTTTACTACACTATGCCGCCCCTGTAA
- a CDS encoding formate/nitrite transporter family protein, with product MENEALLQVEKLALKKQKIYRQSVLRYIARAMLASMFIGFGVIVAFKTGNFFYMEQSPMTYPMAAITFGAAIILISYGGGDLFTGDTFYYTYAALRRKMQWTEVVRMWVISYIGNILGATAFALLIFLTGLFYDSSVNGFLLNVVAHKMEAPALQLFFRAILCNWLVCLAFFVPMSMKSDGAKMFAMVLFVFCFFISGYEHSIANMCTFAIALVLDHPGTISWGGVVHNLVPVTLGNLIGGGVLMGVMYYYVNKPFLDEEHGDPH from the coding sequence ATGGAGAACGAGGCACTGCTGCAGGTTGAAAAACTGGCACTCAAGAAACAGAAAATTTATCGGCAAAGTGTTTTACGCTATATTGCCAGGGCGATGCTGGCCAGTATGTTCATCGGATTCGGTGTCATTGTAGCGTTTAAAACAGGAAACTTCTTCTACATGGAGCAATCGCCGATGACGTACCCGATGGCTGCGATCACATTCGGGGCAGCGATCATCCTGATCTCCTATGGTGGAGGCGATCTGTTCACAGGGGACACCTTTTATTACACGTACGCGGCATTAAGGCGCAAAATGCAGTGGACAGAGGTTGTCCGGATGTGGGTAATCAGCTATATCGGGAATATCCTCGGGGCTACGGCGTTTGCGCTGCTGATTTTTTTGACCGGGCTGTTCTATGATTCCAGCGTAAACGGATTTCTGCTGAATGTCGTAGCCCATAAGATGGAGGCTCCGGCGCTTCAGCTGTTTTTCCGGGCTATTCTTTGTAACTGGCTGGTTTGTCTGGCGTTTTTTGTTCCGATGTCCATGAAAAGCGATGGAGCTAAAATGTTCGCCATGGTTCTGTTTGTCTTCTGCTTTTTTATCTCCGGATATGAACACAGCATTGCCAATATGTGTACATTCGCTATAGCGCTTGTGCTGGATCATCCCGGTACGATCTCATGGGGCGGTGTAGTGCATAATCTGGTTCCGGTTACCCTCGGAAATCTGATCGGCGGCGGTGTTCTGATGGGCGTCATGTACTATTACGTGAACAAGCCGTTTCTGGACGAGGAGCATGGGGACCCTCATTAA
- a CDS encoding phosphoribosyltransferase family protein, with product MAARINKKRSFLFVSKVLGKHIPVNPYTPLLSGAALGLLLYREMGGEAGGDTMDGLLDQAVHGLIHPHYAEEAYRKLLAARLTLPRPVVFIGFAETATALGHSMYNMFAGGASYIHTTREDIPEMESVVSFEEEHSHAVDHLCYALNAGLLSGEEPVVLVDDEITTGNTAINTIRDIQSKFPRREYVVASLLDWRSDANIQAYRDLEQELGIKIRALSLLQGTIDVKGVPLLEADGRKGRVDADTGVPVVTTYVRDRLERLMVSSTDSCGEINRSPYLKLSGRFGLESADNVTIDQEVARVADQLRNLREGSRTLVMGVGEFMYLPMRIAAEMGEGVSYQSSTRSPIHPERRPDYGVHSAYAYPSAGDPAITNYIYNVDHGQYDDIFVLLEREVPAQRIKLMTDILKGLAGSKVHLIVLAPEQEGEAAADEGDR from the coding sequence ATGGCAGCCCGGATAAATAAAAAACGTTCGTTCCTCTTTGTCAGCAAAGTGCTTGGCAAGCATATTCCGGTGAACCCCTATACTCCGCTGCTTAGCGGAGCTGCACTGGGACTGCTGCTGTACCGCGAAATGGGCGGTGAGGCGGGCGGTGATACGATGGACGGGCTGCTGGATCAGGCGGTTCACGGCCTGATTCATCCGCACTATGCGGAAGAGGCTTACCGGAAACTGCTGGCGGCACGGCTCACGCTTCCGCGTCCCGTTGTCTTTATCGGTTTTGCTGAGACGGCTACCGCTCTGGGCCATAGTATGTACAACATGTTTGCCGGCGGAGCGTCATATATTCATACTACCCGTGAGGATATTCCGGAGATGGAATCGGTCGTCAGCTTTGAAGAAGAGCATTCCCATGCGGTTGACCATCTCTGCTATGCGCTGAATGCTGGCCTGCTGTCAGGGGAAGAGCCGGTTGTACTGGTGGATGATGAGATTACGACCGGGAATACGGCCATTAACACCATCCGTGATATCCAGTCTAAATTTCCGCGCAGGGAATATGTGGTGGCCTCGCTGCTGGACTGGAGAAGTGATGCTAATATTCAAGCGTACCGTGACCTGGAGCAGGAGCTGGGCATCAAGATCAGGGCCTTATCGCTGCTGCAGGGAACGATTGATGTAAAAGGGGTGCCTCTCCTTGAGGCGGACGGACGCAAAGGCCGGGTGGATGCTGACACGGGAGTGCCGGTAGTGACTACTTACGTAAGAGACAGGCTGGAGCGGCTGATGGTCAGCTCCACTGATTCCTGCGGGGAGATCAATCGCTCACCTTACCTGAAGCTGAGCGGACGTTTCGGCCTCGAATCGGCCGATAATGTGACAATAGATCAGGAGGTTGCAAGGGTGGCGGACCAGCTGCGCAACCTGCGCGAAGGAAGCCGCACACTGGTGATGGGCGTAGGCGAATTCATGTATCTGCCGATGCGGATTGCTGCGGAGATGGGGGAGGGGGTATCCTACCAGTCCTCTACCCGCAGCCCGATTCATCCCGAGCGCAGGCCGGACTACGGGGTGCACAGCGCGTACGCCTATCCGTCAGCCGGTGATCCTGCAATCACAAACTACATTTATAATGTGGATCACGGCCAGTATGATGATATTTTTGTTCTCCTTGAACGTGAAGTGCCGGCTCAGCGCATTAAGCTGATGACAGATATTCTAAAGGGATTGGCGGGCAGCAAAGTGCATCTGATCGTACTGGCTCCTGAGCAAGAAGGGGAGGCCGCGGCAGATGAAGGGGACAGATAG